A genomic window from Clostridium aceticum includes:
- the disA gene encoding DNA integrity scanning diadenylate cyclase DisA, whose amino-acid sequence MVKEEWSKEEELMETLKLLAPGTPLREGLENLLRAKTGALIVIADSQDIMEVVDGGFHINIDFSPAYIYELGKMDGAIILSYDAKKILYANAQLIPDSSVPSSETGIRHRTAERVAKETGEIVIAISQRRNIITLYKGYHKYIIQDPDKILTKANQAIQTLEKYKISFDKAMTSLSALEFEDLVTVYDVAVVLQRTEMVMKIAYEIEKFIYELGNEGRLVSMQLEELVANVKEDGKHVIYDYKFGAEGDYEGIEKAIKSLTSEELLNLNNISKILGYGNSINALDLAVSPKGYRILTKIPRLPLGVIENLVKQYNSFQKILKASIGQLDEVEGIGEIRARAIKEGLRRLQEQVLLERHI is encoded by the coding sequence ATGGTTAAGGAAGAGTGGAGCAAGGAAGAGGAGTTAATGGAAACTCTAAAATTATTGGCTCCTGGCACACCCTTGAGGGAAGGGCTGGAAAATTTGTTAAGAGCTAAAACGGGAGCGTTGATTGTTATTGCTGATAGTCAGGATATCATGGAAGTCGTAGATGGTGGGTTTCATATCAATATAGACTTTTCCCCTGCCTATATATATGAACTAGGAAAAATGGATGGAGCTATTATTTTAAGCTACGATGCTAAAAAAATATTATATGCCAATGCACAGTTGATTCCAGATTCTTCAGTTCCTTCCAGTGAAACGGGTATTCGACATCGTACAGCAGAGCGGGTTGCAAAAGAAACGGGAGAAATTGTTATTGCTATCTCTCAAAGACGTAATATCATTACCTTATATAAAGGTTATCATAAATATATTATACAGGACCCAGACAAAATATTGACCAAAGCCAATCAAGCTATACAAACCCTAGAAAAATATAAGATATCCTTCGACAAAGCTATGACCAGTCTTAGTGCTTTAGAGTTTGAAGATTTGGTGACAGTATATGATGTAGCAGTAGTTTTACAAAGAACAGAGATGGTAATGAAAATCGCCTATGAGATTGAGAAATTTATTTATGAATTAGGAAATGAAGGGCGATTGGTAAGCATGCAGTTAGAAGAATTAGTAGCTAATGTGAAAGAAGATGGAAAACATGTTATTTACGATTATAAATTTGGGGCAGAAGGGGATTACGAGGGAATTGAAAAAGCAATCAAATCTCTAACTTCAGAAGAATTGCTAAATCTAAATAACATCTCAAAAATATTAGGTTACGGCAATAGTATAAACGCATTGGACTTAGCGGTGTCCCCTAAAGGATACAGGATTTTGACAAAGATCCCGAGATTGCCCCTTGGTGTTATAGAGAATTTAGTAAAGCAATATAATAGTTTTCAGAAAATTCTTAAGGCATCTATCGGGCAGTTGGATGAAGTAGAGGGCATAGGAGAAATTAGAGCAAGGGCTATAAAAGAAGGATTAAGAAGACTACAGGAGCAGGTGTTGTTGGAGCGTCATATATAG
- a CDS encoding CarD family transcriptional regulator, whose translation MFNIGDKIAYPIHGAGIIEAIEEREILGKSRKYYIMRMPLNNMKVMIPLDNVEDIGIRSVISLKEVEQVMAVLASDVTKMPQNWNRRYRANMDRIKSGDIYEVAEVVRNLMLRDREKTLSTGERKILNNARQILLSELILAADMEEAEVVQLIEKVVK comes from the coding sequence ATGTTCAATATTGGTGATAAAATTGCTTATCCTATCCACGGTGCTGGAATTATTGAAGCTATTGAGGAACGAGAAATCTTAGGTAAGTCTAGAAAGTATTATATAATGAGAATGCCTTTAAATAATATGAAGGTAATGATTCCTTTAGATAATGTAGAGGATATAGGTATTAGATCTGTTATAAGTTTAAAAGAGGTAGAGCAGGTGATGGCAGTACTTGCATCAGATGTTACAAAAATGCCTCAAAACTGGAACAGAAGATATAGAGCTAATATGGATAGAATTAAAAGTGGTGATATCTATGAAGTAGCAGAAGTAGTAAGGAATTTAATGTTGAGAGATCGCGAAAAAACGCTTTCTACTGGTGAAAGAAAAATATTGAACAATGCAAGACAAATATTGTTAAGTGAACTTATTCTTGCTGCTGATATGGAGGAAGCGGAAGTGGTACAATTAATTGAAAAAGTAGTGAAATAA
- the radA gene encoding DNA repair protein RadA — MKEKTIYQCSNCGYQSLKWVGRCSECNEWNTVEEAIVRMDKKSAVKKYEIRKKTPIIKLSEVQGSKSDRIITRMNEFNRVMGGGIVRDSITIITSPPGGGKSTLTLAVANDVASKGYKVLYASGEESDSQIKNRADRILDKIDENIWIIADTSMDYVLQSIEEIEPDLIIVDSIQTFTLSQHLPARAGNPTQTMECSNELLRVAKNSDKPKAVIMIGQMNKNDEIAGLRALEHLVDTVLVIEGEDEEELRAVLSTKNRFGSTGEMGFFSMTEKGLLSIDNPSEFFMTKRDEGEIVSGSALTVLREGSRPIIAEIESLVSNSFTPYPSRIGEALRREQLNTLISILEQRGGINLFNKNVVIKTTGGIKLKEQAANLSVIMSIASSVYNIGISNNIVFIADVGLTGELKKVPALESRIKELARMGFKKVYVAKNTFSKAVKFDNIDVIQSKTLQEVIQQVFGVEKP; from the coding sequence ATGAAAGAGAAAACAATATATCAATGTTCGAATTGTGGCTATCAGTCCCTAAAATGGGTAGGAAGATGTTCAGAATGTAATGAATGGAATACAGTTGAAGAAGCTATTGTACGGATGGATAAAAAATCTGCAGTAAAGAAATATGAGATAAGGAAGAAAACCCCTATAATAAAACTATCAGAAGTGCAAGGTAGTAAAAGCGATAGAATCATTACACGGATGAATGAATTTAATCGAGTGATGGGGGGCGGAATTGTTAGAGATTCTATAACGATTATTACTTCACCTCCAGGAGGGGGGAAATCTACTTTAACCTTAGCTGTAGCTAATGATGTAGCTTCAAAAGGCTATAAGGTTTTATATGCCTCTGGAGAAGAGAGTGATAGTCAGATTAAGAATAGAGCAGATAGAATCTTAGATAAGATAGACGAAAACATTTGGATTATAGCTGATACCAGTATGGACTATGTACTACAGTCTATTGAAGAAATTGAACCTGATTTGATCATTGTAGATAGTATACAAACATTTACTTTAAGTCAACACCTACCGGCTAGGGCAGGCAATCCAACACAAACTATGGAGTGCTCTAATGAATTATTAAGGGTTGCGAAAAATAGTGATAAGCCAAAGGCAGTCATCATGATAGGACAAATGAATAAAAATGACGAGATCGCAGGTTTGAGAGCATTGGAACACCTTGTAGATACAGTGTTGGTGATTGAAGGAGAAGATGAAGAAGAGCTAAGAGCTGTTTTATCTACTAAAAATAGGTTTGGCAGTACTGGAGAGATGGGCTTTTTTTCTATGACAGAAAAGGGACTTTTATCTATAGATAATCCTTCGGAGTTTTTTATGACGAAAAGGGATGAGGGAGAGATTGTTTCAGGGAGCGCTTTGACTGTTTTGAGAGAGGGTTCTAGGCCTATTATTGCAGAAATAGAGAGTTTGGTATCTAACTCCTTTACTCCTTATCCTTCTAGAATTGGGGAAGCTCTAAGAAGAGAACAACTGAACACATTAATATCTATCCTAGAGCAAAGGGGAGGAATCAATTTATTTAATAAAAATGTTGTTATTAAAACCACAGGTGGAATAAAGCTTAAAGAACAAGCGGCAAATCTATCTGTCATCATGAGTATCGCCTCTTCTGTATATAATATAGGAATATCTAATAATATAGTTTTTATTGCTGATGTAGGATTAACAGGGGAATTGAAAAAAGTTCCAGCCCTTGAGAGCAGAATAAAAGAACTAGCTAGAATGGGCTTTAAGAAGGTATATGTTGCAAAAAATACTTTTTCTAAGGCTGTTAAGTTTGACAATATTGATGTAATCCAGTCGAAAACCCTTCAAGAAGTGATTCAACAAGTATTTGGTGTAGAAAAACCTTAG